One window of the Bombus affinis isolate iyBomAffi1 chromosome 10, iyBomAffi1.2, whole genome shotgun sequence genome contains the following:
- the LOC126921339 gene encoding uncharacterized protein LOC126921339, with product MRRCLLLVLCAAGISAVVAQPYNNSINPAATNRLRVGRQNEIIRRYMCPIGFFRLKRYCYYLSGGTAPWREAYFHCKDRNATLAILDRNGKDRMLRKYLSSDQFTKLERWIGGIYNWQQMAWEWGVTGEKVVFQNFGLPQSNHSKQQYAWHCITIDPTLRYKWSPRSCVERKHYVCEVPAGRIVRRRKKTIDPYAPQNQRLKPRKKSKKYSKEQKKSNRQNKRRSGWRKKHAEQYSDWAHGVNVGSRPPSVKVLYPRTRMRHHSNRTQLNYPLVAQILPQGREYSAFAPDTPSNGPQSLTAINNILPQISSKMDNLASEEVILKP from the exons ATGCGGAGGTGTTTGCTTCTGGTTCTTTGTGCCGCAG GCATATCAGCAGTAGTGGCACAGCCGTACAATAACAGTATCAATCCAGCAGCCACGAACAGGCTCAGAGTCGGCCGACAAAATGAAATCATAAGGCGGTACATGTGCCCTATAGGATTCTTCCGATTGAAAAGATATTGCTATTACTTAAGCGGAGGTACGGCACCTTGGAGAGAAGCCTATTTTCACTGCAAAGATAGAAACGCTACTCTAGCGATTCTCGATAGAAATGGTAAAGATCGAATGCTAAGGAAATACTTGTCGAGCGATCAATTCA CGAAATTAGAGAGATGGATCGGTGGAATATACAATTGGCAGCAAATGGCTTGGGAATGGGGAGTGACCGGGGAGAAAGTGGTGTTCCAAAATTTTGGTTTACCTCAATCTAACCACTCTAAACAACAATATGCATGGCACTGCATCACGATCGATCCCACGTTAAGGTATAAATGGAGCCCACGAAGTTGCGTCGAACGAAAACACTACGTGTGCGAAGTACCAGCTGGACGTATAG TTAGAAGACGTAAAAAAACGATAGATCCATACGCACCGCAAAACCAAAGATTGAAACCTCGAAAGAAGAGCAAGAAATACTCTAAAGAACAGAAGAAATCAAACAGGCAGAATAAAAGACGAAGTGGATGGAGAAAGAAGCACGCGGAACAATATTCAGATTGGGCACATGGTGTGAATGTAGGTTCAAGGCCACCTAG CGTTAAAGTATTGTACCCGAGAACAAGAATGCGACATCACTCGAACAGAACTCAACTGAATTACCCACTAGTGGCACAGATCTTGCCTCAAGGACGAGAATACAGTGCATTCGCACCTGATACGCCCAGTAACGGTCCACAAAGTCTAACAGCCATAAACAACATTTTGCCACAAATCTCTAGCAAAATGGACAACCTAGCGAGCGAAGAAGTTATTTTAAAGCCATAA